From one Catenuloplanes nepalensis genomic stretch:
- a CDS encoding MHYT domain-containing protein: MAEVHHFTHGAFNPIVSFLMAFLGSLLGLACTVRARESETRGRRARWLGIAAFAIGGAGIWLMHFMAMLGFDVPDSSLRYDLGLTLASAAIAVGTVGFGLFVVGFGPRSWQRILTGGVLAGAGVVAMHYTGMRAMRVVGVIHYDPGLVAASCVIAVVAATVALWFTVTIKGWGPIIVAAAIMGVAVTGMHYTGMAAMRVELWNDGRGHVEGLAPYILIIPITLLAAATLIGMAFSGLQAMTQEEFAAGAPIMPIRGAHAEQTWSMRETEPVIPPAPAIDRLATSTAAAAATAGASRART; this comes from the coding sequence ATGGCTGAGGTCCACCACTTCACGCACGGGGCGTTCAACCCGATCGTCTCCTTCCTGATGGCGTTTCTCGGCTCACTGCTGGGCCTCGCCTGCACGGTCCGCGCGCGTGAATCAGAGACCCGAGGCCGTCGAGCGCGCTGGCTGGGGATCGCCGCGTTCGCGATCGGCGGCGCCGGCATCTGGCTCATGCACTTCATGGCCATGCTCGGCTTCGACGTGCCGGACAGCTCGCTCCGCTACGACCTCGGTCTCACGCTCGCCAGCGCGGCCATCGCGGTCGGCACGGTCGGGTTCGGCCTGTTCGTGGTCGGCTTCGGCCCACGCTCCTGGCAGCGCATCCTCACCGGCGGCGTCCTCGCCGGCGCCGGTGTGGTGGCGATGCACTACACCGGCATGCGCGCCATGCGCGTAGTCGGCGTGATCCACTACGACCCGGGCCTGGTCGCCGCGTCCTGCGTGATCGCCGTGGTCGCCGCGACCGTGGCGCTCTGGTTCACCGTCACGATCAAGGGCTGGGGCCCGATCATCGTGGCCGCCGCGATCATGGGGGTCGCGGTCACCGGCATGCACTACACCGGCATGGCCGCGATGCGCGTCGAACTCTGGAACGACGGCCGCGGCCACGTCGAGGGCCTGGCCCCCTACATCCTGATCATCCCGATCACGCTGCTGGCCGCGGCCACGCTGATCGGCATGGCGTTCAGCGGCCTCCAGGCGATGACCCAGGAGGAGTTCGCCGCCGGTGCCCCGATCATGCCGATCCGCGGTGCCCACGCCGAGCAGACCTGGTCCATGCGCGAAACCGAACCGGTCATCCCACCCGCCCCCGCCATCGACCGTCTGGCCACGTCCACCGCCGCCGCGGCCGCCACCGCCGGCGCCAGCCGCGCCAGAACCTGA
- a CDS encoding GPGG-motif small membrane protein codes for MLDTLLWILAVVLVVAGVVSLVRRQILWGIVLIVVGLLVGPGGVSIFT; via the coding sequence ATGCTCGATACTCTTCTCTGGATCCTTGCCGTGGTGCTCGTGGTCGCCGGCGTCGTCTCGCTCGTCCGGCGGCAGATTCTCTGGGGAATCGTCCTGATCGTGGTGGGTCTCCTGGTCGGCCCCGGCGGCGTCAGCATCTTCACGTAG
- a CDS encoding metallophosphoesterase family protein — translation MIRIAAVGDVHIDKDVVGRYRPALEELPDKADVLLLAGDLTRHGTEDEARCVATEFGGLGVPVIAVLGNHDHQSDSPDAVTRVLTDAGITVLEGTGTVLDCGGARLGVAGVKGFGGGFAGRCASNFGEPEMKAFVGTTERIADSLADALHSLDCDVKVALTHYAPVPDTLVGEPLEIYPFLGCYQLGRAIDSAGTALALHGHAHHGTERGTTPGGVRVRNVAHPVIKQAYSVYHLLGDDADIESPSLVHAGR, via the coding sequence GTGATCCGGATCGCGGCCGTCGGCGACGTGCACATCGACAAGGACGTGGTCGGGCGCTACCGGCCCGCGCTGGAGGAGCTGCCGGACAAGGCGGACGTGCTGCTGCTGGCCGGCGACCTGACCCGGCACGGCACCGAGGACGAGGCACGCTGCGTCGCCACGGAGTTCGGCGGGCTCGGCGTACCCGTGATCGCGGTTCTGGGTAATCACGACCACCAGTCGGACTCCCCGGACGCGGTGACCCGGGTGCTCACCGACGCCGGCATCACCGTGCTGGAGGGCACCGGGACCGTGCTCGACTGCGGCGGCGCCCGGCTCGGCGTGGCCGGCGTGAAGGGCTTCGGCGGTGGGTTCGCCGGCCGGTGCGCCAGCAACTTCGGCGAACCCGAGATGAAGGCGTTCGTCGGCACCACCGAACGGATCGCGGACAGCCTGGCCGACGCGCTGCACTCGCTCGACTGCGACGTGAAGGTGGCGCTCACCCACTACGCGCCGGTGCCGGACACGCTGGTCGGCGAGCCGCTGGAGATCTACCCGTTCCTCGGCTGCTACCAGCTGGGCCGCGCGATCGACTCGGCCGGCACCGCGCTGGCGCTGCACGGGCACGCGCACCACGGCACCGAGCGCGGCACCACACCGGGCGGCGTTCGGGTGCGCAACGTGGCGCACCCGGTGATCAAGCAGGCGTACAGCGTCTACCACCTCCTCGGCGACGACGCGGACATCGAGAGCCCGTCGCTCGTCCACGCCGGACGATAG
- a CDS encoding nucleotidyltransferase family protein: MPYRVDAGLVNTLKRVAAIFKQADLPFALGGSFAVYAHGGYSSDHDVDFIIREQDVERALEELTAAGFTSERPPEDWLVKVYDDGRMVDLIFRPVETPVTDETLADSVVRPVDAIQMPCISATQLMVHKLLSFSQHYCDFARGLPVARSLREQIDWARVRHETADSPYAEAFLVLLDRLDVVSTEESDTPDSDSDSHGQRGTLRLAATQ, encoded by the coding sequence ATGCCGTACCGGGTGGACGCCGGGCTGGTCAATACGCTCAAGCGCGTCGCCGCCATCTTCAAGCAGGCCGACCTGCCGTTCGCACTGGGCGGGAGTTTCGCGGTCTACGCGCACGGGGGCTACTCCAGCGACCACGACGTGGACTTCATCATCCGCGAGCAGGACGTGGAGCGCGCGCTCGAGGAGCTGACCGCCGCGGGCTTCACCAGCGAGCGGCCGCCGGAGGACTGGCTCGTCAAGGTGTACGACGACGGCCGGATGGTCGACCTGATCTTCCGTCCGGTGGAGACGCCGGTGACGGACGAGACGCTCGCCGACTCCGTGGTCCGGCCGGTCGACGCCATCCAGATGCCGTGCATCTCCGCGACCCAGCTGATGGTGCACAAGCTGCTCAGCTTCTCCCAGCACTACTGCGACTTCGCGCGCGGCCTGCCGGTCGCGCGGTCGCTGCGGGAGCAGATCGACTGGGCGCGCGTGCGCCACGAGACCGCGGACTCGCCGTACGCCGAGGCGTTCCTGGTGCTCCTGGACCGGCTCGACGTGGTCTCCACGGAGGAGTCGGACACGCCGGACTCGGACTCGGACTCGCACGGCCAGCGCGGCACGCTCCGGCTCGCCGCCACACAGTGA
- a CDS encoding SigB/SigF/SigG family RNA polymerase sigma factor — translation MPPRHPDRNRLRAEVIEAWLPLAHHLANRFAGRGEPREDLDQTAIVGLIKAVNRYDPDRGVEFASYAIPTIAGEIKRHFRDRCWDVRVPRRLQELRAATSEATTALTQTLSRSPTVAELAKHLDRGEEEILEGLEASRAYSAVSLSTPAGEGETPLGDLLGAEDEELETAELRVALGPALAALEPREQRILTLRFYGNLTQSQIADRIGISQMHVSRLLARALTKLRGRLSDDF, via the coding sequence ATGCCGCCGAGGCACCCCGACCGCAATCGACTGCGCGCGGAGGTGATCGAGGCGTGGCTGCCGCTGGCCCACCACCTGGCCAACCGGTTCGCCGGCCGTGGTGAGCCGCGTGAGGACCTGGACCAGACCGCGATCGTCGGGCTGATCAAGGCGGTCAACCGGTACGACCCGGACCGCGGCGTGGAGTTCGCGTCGTACGCGATCCCGACCATCGCCGGCGAGATCAAGCGGCACTTCCGCGACCGCTGCTGGGACGTCCGGGTGCCACGCCGCCTGCAGGAACTGCGCGCCGCCACGTCGGAGGCGACCACCGCGCTGACCCAGACGCTGAGCCGCTCCCCCACCGTGGCCGAACTGGCGAAGCACCTGGACCGCGGCGAAGAGGAGATCCTGGAAGGACTGGAGGCGTCCCGGGCGTACAGCGCGGTCTCGCTCTCCACCCCGGCCGGTGAGGGCGAGACGCCGCTCGGCGACCTGCTCGGCGCGGAGGACGAGGAGCTGGAGACGGCCGAGCTGCGGGTCGCGCTCGGGCCCGCGCTGGCCGCGCTGGAACCGCGCGAGCAACGCATCCTGACGCTGCGCTTCTACGGCAACCTGACCCAGTCGCAGATCGCGGACCGGATCGGCATCTCACAGATGCACGTCTCCCGGTTGCTCGCCCGCGCGCTGACCAAGCTGCGGGGGCGGCTCTCCGACGACTTCTGA
- a CDS encoding dTMP kinase → MAPFFESTRDDDSGHPPRIVALIGVDGSGKTTQAHRLADALTEAGLPADYLQNAGGRAWFGRVAQRVGAGDAQHLFGRRGWPVVESVLRWLAIARTLVRARRSGRIAVMDRYSYCQYASIRTQLGRGRVAERLARFAYRLFPAPDVTFLLVVSPGAAYRRIEARGTDHETIEYLTRASASYASLPEHDSFVLIDGDGTEDAVAAQILAHLLPAPTVVPLPDPRHRPAEVAAA, encoded by the coding sequence ATGGCGCCGTTCTTTGAATCCACCCGTGACGACGACTCCGGACATCCGCCCAGGATCGTCGCGCTGATCGGCGTGGACGGCTCCGGGAAGACCACCCAGGCGCACCGCCTCGCGGACGCGCTCACCGAGGCCGGCCTGCCCGCCGACTACCTGCAGAACGCGGGCGGCCGCGCCTGGTTCGGCCGGGTGGCCCAGCGGGTCGGCGCCGGCGACGCGCAGCACCTCTTCGGCCGCCGCGGCTGGCCGGTCGTGGAGTCGGTGCTCCGCTGGCTGGCGATCGCCCGCACGCTGGTGCGCGCCCGCCGCTCCGGCCGGATCGCGGTGATGGACCGCTACAGCTACTGCCAGTACGCCAGCATTCGCACCCAGCTCGGCCGAGGGCGCGTCGCCGAGCGGCTGGCCCGGTTCGCCTACCGGCTGTTCCCGGCGCCGGACGTCACGTTCCTGCTGGTGGTCAGCCCCGGAGCGGCGTACCGGCGGATCGAGGCGCGCGGCACCGACCACGAGACGATCGAGTACCTCACGCGTGCCTCCGCGTCCTACGCCTCGCTGCCGGAGCACGACTCGTTCGTGTTGATCGACGGCGACGGCACCGAGGACGCGGTGGCCGCCCAGATACTGGCGCACCTGCTGCCCGCGCCGACGGTGGTGCCGCTGCCGGACCCTCGCCACCGCCCGGCGGAGGTGGCGGCGGCCTGA
- a CDS encoding MurR/RpiR family transcriptional regulator has protein sequence MVNSPGLLVHINALLPSLSPAEQRVARLVVSDPADAAGHTITDLATAAETSEATVIRFCRSIGIAGYPQLRIRLAAEAAGAAGRGGPADDRVAGGEIPPDADLARIVATISFNEARSLEETAAQLDVAACERVVAAVDGAGRIEIYGTGTSGCAALDLQQKLHRIGRSVAYWPDPQAALASTALLAEGDVAIGISHSGASAGVLDVLAQARRRGAVTVAVTNFPRSPIADAADLVLTTAARETTYRAGAFASRAVQLMVVDCIFVGVAVRNRKRAGQALAAADEATASLRAPGGRGKGR, from the coding sequence GTGGTGAATTCGCCTGGGCTGCTCGTGCACATCAACGCGCTCCTGCCCTCGCTGTCGCCCGCCGAACAGCGTGTCGCGCGCCTGGTCGTGTCGGACCCCGCCGATGCGGCCGGCCACACCATCACGGATCTGGCCACCGCCGCGGAGACCTCCGAGGCCACGGTCATCCGGTTCTGTCGCTCGATCGGCATCGCCGGGTATCCGCAGCTGCGCATCCGGCTGGCGGCGGAGGCGGCCGGGGCGGCCGGCCGCGGCGGTCCCGCGGACGATCGGGTGGCCGGCGGCGAGATCCCGCCGGACGCGGACCTGGCCCGGATCGTGGCGACGATCTCGTTCAACGAGGCCAGGTCGCTGGAGGAGACCGCGGCCCAGCTCGACGTGGCCGCCTGCGAGCGGGTCGTGGCGGCCGTGGACGGCGCCGGGCGGATCGAGATCTACGGCACCGGGACGAGTGGCTGCGCCGCGCTGGACCTCCAGCAGAAGCTGCACCGCATCGGGCGCAGCGTCGCCTACTGGCCGGACCCGCAGGCCGCGCTCGCCTCCACCGCGCTGCTGGCCGAGGGCGACGTGGCGATCGGCATCTCGCACAGCGGCGCCAGCGCGGGCGTGCTGGACGTGCTGGCCCAGGCGCGGCGGCGCGGCGCGGTCACGGTCGCGGTGACGAACTTCCCGCGCTCGCCGATCGCGGACGCGGCGGATCTGGTGCTGACCACCGCGGCGCGGGAGACGACCTACCGCGCGGGCGCGTTCGCCAGCCGGGCCGTGCAACTGATGGTGGTCGATTGCATCTTCGTCGGCGTCGCTGTGCGTAACCGGAAACGAGCCGGGCAGGCGCTCGCCGCGGCCGATGAGGCGACCGCGTCGTTGCGCGCGCCGGGCGGCCGCGGAAAGGGGCGCTGA
- a CDS encoding sigma-70 family RNA polymerase sigma factor, whose amino-acid sequence MEKGMVLRTDEVAEERDLVGVYLHEISRTPLLDAAREVDLSKAIEAGLYAEHLLDTDELPAGVSRDDLERVVTDGGRAKDEFIRANLRLVVSIARRYVRSGMPMLDLIQEGNTGLVRAVEKFDYERGYKFSTYATWWIRQAISRAIAQQERTVRLPVHLVEDVNRMRNVTRQLTRELGADPEPAQIAAALGVTVERVSELIRWSQDTVSLDTPVGDDGDTNLGDLVADSDAPSPEEIVLTALERQRIEGLLNHLDDRSAGIMRARYGLEDGREHSLTEVASRFSLSRERIRQLEIQALGRLRELARAEGLQAA is encoded by the coding sequence ATGGAAAAAGGCATGGTGCTGCGAACGGATGAGGTTGCCGAGGAGCGCGACCTCGTCGGAGTCTACCTGCACGAGATCTCCCGGACACCTCTGCTCGACGCGGCGCGTGAGGTCGATCTTTCCAAGGCGATCGAGGCGGGGCTCTACGCCGAGCACCTGCTCGACACCGACGAGCTTCCGGCGGGTGTGAGCCGCGACGATCTCGAGCGCGTGGTCACCGACGGCGGCCGGGCGAAGGACGAGTTCATCCGTGCGAACCTGCGCCTCGTGGTCTCGATCGCCCGGCGCTACGTGCGCTCGGGAATGCCGATGCTCGACCTGATCCAGGAGGGCAACACCGGCCTGGTCCGCGCGGTCGAGAAGTTCGACTACGAGCGCGGCTACAAGTTCTCGACGTACGCGACGTGGTGGATCCGCCAGGCGATCAGCCGGGCCATCGCGCAGCAGGAGCGCACCGTGCGGCTCCCCGTCCACCTGGTGGAGGACGTGAACCGCATGCGCAACGTCACCCGCCAGCTCACCCGCGAGCTCGGCGCCGACCCGGAGCCGGCGCAGATCGCGGCCGCGCTGGGCGTGACCGTCGAGCGGGTGTCCGAGCTGATCCGCTGGTCGCAGGACACGGTGTCGCTGGACACCCCGGTCGGCGACGACGGCGACACCAACCTCGGCGACCTGGTCGCCGATTCGGACGCGCCCTCGCCGGAGGAGATCGTCCTCACCGCGCTGGAGCGTCAGCGCATCGAGGGCCTGCTCAACCACCTGGACGACCGCTCCGCCGGCATCATGCGCGCGCGGTACGGGCTGGAGGACGGCCGCGAGCACTCGCTCACCGAGGTCGCCTCGCGGTTCTCGCTCTCCCGGGAGCGGATCCGGCAGCTGGAGATCCAGGCGCTCGGCCGGCTGCGTGAGCTGGCCCGCGCGGAGGGCCTCCAGGCGGCATAA
- a CDS encoding DUF6642 family protein — protein MARGGIFCVEGQWHRDLSEQGSVIPTLELLERLRRIRFIYRDVATPEELSYFLDRWLLKQYSDYRVGFFAMHGEPGRLCLTDKATVELDDVAEQLAGRCQDKRLYFGSCSVLKASDATLLDFLDVSGAAMVCGYTREVDWVDSAAFETVLLDVLANGALVNAAEKRMGSGPWRELAAYLGFRIVYANGRTWRPGTRSRVPAQATAA, from the coding sequence GTGGCGCGCGGCGGCATCTTCTGTGTTGAGGGCCAGTGGCATCGGGACCTCTCCGAGCAGGGCTCCGTCATCCCCACGCTGGAGCTGCTGGAGCGCCTCCGCCGGATCCGGTTCATCTACCGCGACGTGGCCACGCCGGAGGAGCTGAGCTACTTCCTGGACCGTTGGCTGCTGAAGCAGTACAGCGACTACCGGGTGGGTTTCTTCGCGATGCACGGCGAGCCGGGCCGGCTCTGCCTCACCGACAAGGCCACGGTCGAGCTGGACGACGTGGCGGAGCAGCTGGCCGGGCGCTGCCAGGACAAGCGGCTCTACTTCGGGTCCTGCTCGGTGCTGAAGGCCTCGGACGCCACGCTGCTGGACTTCCTGGACGTCTCCGGCGCCGCGATGGTGTGCGGCTACACCCGCGAGGTGGACTGGGTCGACTCGGCCGCGTTCGAGACCGTGCTGCTGGACGTGCTGGCGAACGGCGCGCTGGTGAACGCGGCGGAGAAGCGGATGGGCTCCGGGCCGTGGCGCGAGCTGGCGGCGTACCTGGGTTTTCGGATCGTCTACGCGAACGGGCGCACCTGGCGGCCGGGCACACGCTCGCGGGTGCCCGCACAGGCCACGGCGGCATGA
- a CDS encoding C40 family peptidase: MSASRAILRAVVLAAVAVGVLAPTSAALAEPSSAELTKQIDKASSELEVVIESYNKINEELKATQAAAKQLGEKTTTLEQQVKQASTNVGQLANRAYKSGRFSDANTLLTLNDSQDLMAGLSVLEQLAQARNDEVAAYTLTEAEYAEQKAKLDAAEKKQKAQKDEASKRKAGIEGELKNLYSLRKAAYGREQEQAAAAPVSNGGGGNSGGGGNSGGGGAAPSAPAGSSAVVQFAYAQLGKPYIYASAGPAGFDCSGLVKAAWAKAGKSLPHNAAMQYNATARISASQVVPGDLVFYNGLAHVAIAIGGNKVIHAPRPGEVLTIAPLNMMSIVGYGRVR; the protein is encoded by the coding sequence TTGTCAGCTTCGCGTGCGATCCTGCGCGCTGTCGTGCTCGCGGCCGTCGCGGTCGGCGTTCTCGCGCCGACCTCCGCAGCCCTGGCCGAGCCGTCAAGCGCCGAACTCACCAAGCAGATCGACAAGGCGTCCTCCGAGCTGGAGGTCGTGATCGAGTCCTACAACAAGATCAATGAGGAGCTGAAGGCCACTCAGGCGGCCGCCAAGCAACTCGGCGAGAAGACCACCACGCTGGAGCAGCAGGTCAAGCAGGCCAGCACCAACGTCGGTCAGCTGGCCAACCGGGCCTACAAGTCCGGGCGGTTCAGCGACGCGAACACGCTGCTCACGCTCAACGACAGCCAGGACCTGATGGCCGGCCTCAGCGTGCTCGAGCAGCTGGCTCAGGCGCGCAACGACGAGGTCGCCGCCTACACGCTCACCGAGGCGGAGTACGCCGAGCAGAAGGCCAAGCTCGACGCCGCCGAGAAGAAGCAGAAGGCGCAGAAGGACGAGGCCAGCAAGCGCAAGGCCGGCATCGAGGGCGAGCTGAAGAACCTGTATTCGCTGCGCAAGGCCGCCTACGGCCGGGAGCAGGAGCAGGCGGCCGCGGCGCCGGTCAGCAACGGTGGTGGCGGCAACAGCGGTGGCGGCGGCAACAGCGGTGGCGGCGGTGCCGCGCCGAGCGCGCCCGCCGGGTCGAGCGCCGTGGTGCAGTTCGCCTACGCCCAGCTCGGCAAGCCCTACATCTACGCCTCCGCCGGCCCGGCCGGATTCGACTGTTCCGGCCTGGTCAAGGCGGCGTGGGCGAAGGCCGGAAAGTCGCTGCCGCACAACGCGGCCATGCAGTACAACGCGACCGCGCGGATATCCGCCTCCCAGGTGGTCCCCGGCGACCTGGTCTTCTACAACGGGCTCGCGCACGTCGCGATCGCCATCGGCGGCAACAAGGTGATCCACGCGCCCAGACCGGGCGAGGTGCTCACCATCGCACCGCTCAACATGATGTCGATCGTCGGGTACGGCAGGGTCAGGTAG
- a CDS encoding DUF6232 family protein, which yields MENSARHSPRSTRRNASSGAAPRSRVAFEAADVIVTPEYFEVAGRRWPTSELAGLRTVRGPFDQLTVRAVAASGVSLLAIFAALSFGNGLQALGPAAFVVMGAAAFVPMLLGVVGNRTRPRVYELWGDYQGMTVRLFVSDSERQYGQISRALVRAQEIAKLGGVRAPVSSINPYGM from the coding sequence ATGGAGAATAGCGCTCGTCACTCGCCGCGTTCAACCCGTCGCAACGCTTCTTCCGGTGCCGCGCCGCGCAGCCGGGTCGCGTTCGAGGCGGCCGACGTCATCGTCACTCCGGAATACTTCGAGGTCGCCGGCCGGCGCTGGCCGACCAGTGAGCTGGCCGGGCTGCGGACCGTGCGTGGCCCGTTCGACCAGCTCACGGTGCGTGCGGTCGCCGCGTCCGGAGTGAGCCTGCTGGCAATCTTCGCGGCGCTCAGCTTCGGCAACGGCCTGCAGGCGCTCGGCCCGGCCGCGTTCGTCGTGATGGGCGCGGCCGCGTTCGTCCCGATGCTGCTCGGTGTGGTCGGCAACCGCACCCGGCCGCGCGTCTACGAGCTCTGGGGCGACTACCAGGGCATGACCGTGCGGCTGTTCGTCAGTGACAGCGAAAGGCAGTACGGCCAGATCTCCCGCGCACTGGTGCGCGCACAGGAGATCGCGAAACTCGGCGGCGTCCGCGCACCGGTGTCGTCGATCAATCCGTACGGCATGTAG
- a CDS encoding helix-turn-helix domain-containing protein yields MKPARQGPSMGRRRLSHALKAARESAGKTRAEVADAMDWSLSKVIRIEAGTVGISTIDARALTGLYEITEPERVEEILSLARNSRLRTWWSALRDRVNPSYYAYIGLEDESVEVLYFAPTTLPTLLQSRDFAAGSTSMRPTDEEITVRLRRQQEILNKSRPPRITAIIDEAVLHRIAHAPARAPDQLSHLLSLSASPHITIQVLPFSAGPPPVVAPFAILQFPDPEDADVMYVENAVTDEVIDRPEDVRPYLHVFHELRDKALDPAESLAMIKGIVDDT; encoded by the coding sequence GTGAAACCGGCACGGCAGGGCCCCTCGATGGGCCGGCGGCGCCTGAGCCACGCACTGAAGGCCGCCCGGGAGTCGGCCGGCAAGACCCGCGCCGAGGTGGCGGACGCGATGGACTGGTCGCTGTCCAAGGTGATCCGGATCGAGGCCGGCACGGTCGGCATCTCCACCATCGACGCCCGCGCGCTGACCGGGCTGTACGAGATCACCGAGCCGGAACGGGTGGAGGAGATCCTCTCGCTGGCCCGCAACTCCCGCCTGCGCACCTGGTGGTCGGCGCTGCGCGACCGGGTCAACCCGTCCTACTACGCCTACATCGGGCTGGAGGACGAGAGCGTCGAGGTGCTCTACTTCGCGCCGACCACGCTGCCCACGCTGCTGCAGAGTCGTGACTTCGCGGCCGGCAGCACGTCGATGCGGCCGACCGACGAGGAGATCACCGTCCGGCTGCGGCGCCAGCAGGAGATCCTGAACAAGTCGCGTCCGCCGCGGATCACCGCGATCATCGACGAGGCCGTGCTGCACCGGATCGCGCACGCGCCGGCCCGGGCGCCGGACCAGCTCAGCCACCTGCTGTCGCTGAGCGCGTCGCCGCACATCACGATCCAGGTGCTGCCGTTCAGCGCGGGCCCGCCGCCCGTGGTGGCGCCGTTCGCGATCCTGCAGTTCCCGGACCCGGAGGACGCGGACGTCATGTACGTGGAGAACGCGGTCACCGACGAGGTCATCGACCGGCCCGAGGACGTCCGGCCGTACCTGCACGTCTTCCACGAACTGCGCGACAAGGCGCTGGACCCGGCCGAGTCACTGGCCATGATCAAGGGAATCGTCGACGACACCTGA
- a CDS encoding helix-turn-helix domain-containing protein encodes MSTAHGPSGGRRQLRARLRAARDAAGLTQEQAAEAMDWSLSKLIRIEAGTVSISTNDLKALLQHYRVDDPGTVAELLALARLSRQRGWWVQYREIFERERAYYDYVGLEAEAATLRVFQPIGMPGLLQTESYARAYISAAVPSQVEPDDVTVRVGLRLRRQEELFSRPVPPTLQVILDEANLHRHIGGTEVLREQLERLRKDGTKDHITLQILPFTAESYGATGQFNLLSFEAGTPDVVYIESTPTVALVDQPAEVETYRQTFARLQKLALNPSESLEMINKMVTQMV; translated from the coding sequence ATGTCCACCGCCCACGGCCCTTCGGGTGGCCGGCGGCAGCTCCGGGCCCGGCTGCGCGCGGCGCGCGACGCGGCCGGACTCACGCAGGAGCAGGCCGCCGAGGCGATGGACTGGTCGCTGTCGAAATTGATCCGCATCGAGGCAGGCACCGTCTCGATCTCGACGAACGACCTCAAGGCGCTGCTCCAGCACTACCGGGTGGACGATCCGGGCACGGTCGCCGAACTGCTCGCCCTGGCCCGGCTGTCCCGCCAGCGCGGCTGGTGGGTGCAGTACCGCGAGATCTTCGAGCGTGAGCGCGCCTACTACGACTACGTCGGGCTGGAGGCGGAGGCGGCCACGCTGCGTGTCTTCCAGCCGATCGGCATGCCCGGCCTGCTGCAGACCGAGTCCTACGCGCGGGCCTACATCAGCGCCGCCGTGCCCTCCCAGGTGGAGCCGGACGACGTGACCGTCCGTGTCGGCCTGCGTCTGCGCCGCCAGGAGGAGCTGTTCTCCCGCCCGGTCCCGCCCACGCTGCAGGTGATCCTGGACGAGGCCAACCTGCACCGGCACATCGGCGGCACCGAGGTGCTCCGCGAGCAGCTGGAACGGCTGCGCAAGGACGGCACGAAAGACCACATCACGCTGCAGATCCTGCCGTTCACGGCGGAGAGCTACGGCGCGACCGGGCAGTTCAACCTGCTCTCCTTCGAGGCCGGCACGCCGGACGTCGTCTACATCGAGTCGACGCCGACCGTCGCGCTGGTCGACCAGCCCGCGGAGGTCGAGACCTACCGGCAGACCTTCGCCCGACTGCAGAAGCTCGCGCTCAACCCCAGCGAGTCCCTCGAAATGATCAACAAAATGGTCACCCAGATGGTGTGA
- a CDS encoding DUF397 domain-containing protein — protein MITSTAGEMAWRKSSRCESHTCLEVAEAPGGRMAVRNSTRPELRISFEGPAWQAFVHTVRNGDLGAL, from the coding sequence ATGATCACGTCGACCGCGGGTGAGATGGCGTGGCGGAAGAGCAGCCGCTGCGAATCGCACACCTGCCTCGAGGTGGCCGAGGCACCCGGCGGCCGCATGGCGGTCCGCAACTCGACCCGCCCCGAGCTTCGCATCAGCTTCGAGGGGCCGGCCTGGCAGGCCTTCGTCCACACCGTGCGTAACGGGGACCTCGGCGCTCTCTGA
- a CDS encoding DUF3817 domain-containing protein gives MRGALTRYRMIAYIVGVVLILLVVIGMPLKYIWDQPAVVQGIGPAHGFLYMVYLIAAFDLGRRANWPLKRMLLVMLAGTVPFLSFYAERIVTTRWVPAPEHQPTH, from the coding sequence GTGCGCGGAGCGCTGACCCGCTATCGGATGATCGCCTACATCGTCGGCGTCGTGCTGATCCTGCTCGTGGTGATCGGTATGCCGTTGAAGTACATCTGGGACCAGCCCGCCGTCGTGCAGGGCATCGGCCCGGCCCACGGTTTCCTCTACATGGTCTACCTGATCGCCGCGTTCGACCTCGGCCGCCGCGCGAACTGGCCGCTGAAGCGCATGCTCCTGGTCATGCTCGCCGGTACGGTGCCGTTCCTGTCCTTCTACGCGGAGCGGATCGTCACCACTCGCTGGGTTCCCGCGCCGGAGCACCAGCCCACGCACTGA